One Cellulomonas soli DNA window includes the following coding sequences:
- a CDS encoding flagellar hook protein FlgE, translating to MLRSLFSGISGLRSHQTMLDVTGNNIANVNTTGFKSSQIQFQDTLSQVLQNAGGAQAGTGGTNPAQVGLGVRVAGITTSFTQGASQLTGRSTDMMIQGDGFFVVRKGAESYYTRAGSFDFDATGQMVLPGDGALVQGWAAVNGVVDTNGPVTDLRVPAGTVMPAVATTSANYEGNLASDAAVGTVIERTIDLYDATGTARELDLTFTMTATGWSLGATDGTATATPGALTFAANGLLTSPTTFALGGVNVDLSKLTGFAGLDTVKATKQDGQAAGTLQSFSLGADGTITGSFSNGLKQTIGRIAMGSFTNPAGLEKAGGSLFRTSVNSGEAQIGTAGTGGRGTLAGGALEMSNVDLSSEFTNLIVAQRGFQANSRVITTSDEVLQELVNLKR from the coding sequence ATGCTCCGCTCACTCTTCTCCGGCATCAGCGGTCTGCGCAGCCACCAGACCATGCTCGACGTGACCGGCAACAACATCGCCAACGTCAACACGACGGGCTTCAAGTCCTCGCAGATCCAGTTCCAGGACACCCTCAGCCAGGTGCTGCAGAACGCCGGCGGCGCGCAGGCCGGCACGGGTGGCACGAACCCCGCGCAGGTCGGCCTCGGCGTGCGCGTCGCGGGCATCACGACCAGCTTCACGCAGGGTGCCTCGCAGCTGACCGGCCGCAGCACCGACATGATGATCCAGGGCGACGGCTTCTTCGTGGTCCGCAAGGGCGCCGAGTCGTACTACACGCGCGCCGGGTCGTTCGACTTCGACGCCACCGGTCAGATGGTGCTGCCGGGCGACGGCGCGCTCGTGCAGGGCTGGGCGGCCGTCAACGGTGTCGTCGACACCAACGGGCCGGTCACCGACCTGCGGGTCCCGGCGGGCACCGTGATGCCGGCCGTCGCCACGACGTCGGCGAACTACGAGGGCAACCTCGCCTCGGACGCCGCCGTCGGCACCGTGATCGAGCGCACGATCGACCTGTACGACGCGACCGGCACCGCACGCGAGCTGGACCTGACGTTCACGATGACCGCGACCGGCTGGAGCCTGGGCGCCACCGACGGCACGGCCACCGCCACCCCGGGTGCGCTGACGTTCGCCGCGAACGGCCTGCTGACCAGCCCGACGACCTTCGCCCTGGGCGGCGTGAACGTCGACCTGTCGAAGCTGACCGGCTTCGCGGGGCTGGACACGGTCAAGGCCACCAAGCAGGACGGCCAGGCCGCGGGCACGCTGCAGTCGTTCTCGCTCGGTGCGGACGGCACGATCACCGGCTCGTTCTCCAACGGGCTCAAGCAGACGATCGGGCGCATCGCGATGGGTTCGTTCACCAACCCGGCGGGTCTGGAGAAAGCCGGCGGGTCGCTCTTCCGCACGTCGGTGAACTCCGGCGAGGCCCAGATCGGCACGGCGGGCACGGGTGGCCGCGGCACGCTCGCGGGTGGTGCGCTCGAGATGTCGAACGTCGACCTGTCGAGCGAGTTCACCAACCTGATCGTCGCCCAGCGTGGTTTCCAGGCGAACTCCCGGGTCATCACCACCTCGGACGAGGTGCTGCAGGAGCTCGTCAACCTCAAGCGTTGA
- a CDS encoding OmpA/MotB family protein — translation MSGHAGGGRGRRRGGGHEEEHVNHERWLVSYSDMITVLMALFIVLFAISQVDQEKYIALRESLSAGFADMGSPSVLDGTAGTLDGESIKPQTDPATGTAGMVDGDLGLGEQGTNPQAAQDQTVVDAETYAAAQAEAGHLEALRDQITAMLAQNGLDGAVRFRIDDRGLVMGLVADDVFFAAESAELTETARRVLDVAAPTFVAVTEQISVEGHANTLPVQGRYATNWELSSDRATQVLRHLVEADGVPATRIMAVGFGDARPLVPGTDEAAMTQNRRVDLVILSDAPDTVRALIPSIENGTEG, via the coding sequence ATGAGCGGGCACGCAGGGGGCGGACGCGGTCGGCGCCGGGGCGGCGGCCACGAGGAGGAGCACGTCAACCACGAGCGGTGGCTGGTCAGCTACTCCGACATGATCACCGTGCTCATGGCCCTGTTCATCGTGCTGTTCGCGATCAGCCAGGTCGACCAGGAGAAGTACATCGCGCTGCGCGAGTCGCTGTCCGCGGGCTTCGCCGACATGGGGTCGCCGTCGGTCCTCGACGGCACCGCCGGCACGCTCGACGGGGAGTCCATCAAGCCGCAGACCGATCCGGCGACGGGCACGGCCGGCATGGTCGACGGCGACCTCGGGCTCGGTGAGCAGGGCACGAACCCGCAGGCGGCGCAGGACCAGACGGTCGTCGACGCCGAGACGTACGCCGCCGCGCAGGCCGAGGCCGGCCACCTGGAGGCGTTGCGCGACCAGATCACGGCGATGCTGGCCCAGAACGGGCTCGACGGCGCGGTGCGGTTCCGCATCGACGACCGCGGCCTGGTCATGGGCCTGGTCGCCGACGACGTGTTCTTCGCGGCCGAGAGCGCCGAGCTGACCGAGACGGCCCGCCGCGTGCTCGACGTCGCCGCGCCGACGTTCGTGGCGGTCACCGAGCAGATCTCGGTCGAGGGCCACGCGAACACCCTGCCGGTGCAGGGGCGGTACGCGACCAACTGGGAGCTGTCGTCCGACCGGGCCACGCAGGTGCTGCGGCACCTGGTCGAGGCCGACGGCGTGCCGGCCACCCGGATCATGGCGGTCGGCTTCGGCGACGCGCGGCCCCTCGTGCCCGGCACGGACGAGGCCGCGATGACCCAGAACCGCCGCGTCGACCTCGTCATCCTCAGCGACGCGCCCGACACGGTGCGCGCGCTCATCCCCAGCATCGAGAACGGGACGGAGGGGTAG
- a CDS encoding motility protein A, with translation MDPAGLIGLVLAFGAIFGALLLEGADPMSIFLPAPLLLVWVGTIGVGIAGHTIKDILESFAAVPRALRSKAPDPSATVETVVQLADRARREGLLSLEDAARTIDDPFLRSGLQAAIDGTDPEDLRIILEDRIATKRTRDRVHAKYFADMGGYAPTIGIIGTVISLVHVLENLADPSALGHSIAAAFVATLWGILSANVVWLPLGTRIRRISDLECTQMEVTLEGLLAVQAGANPRLVGERLRSLLPDDGKAKEAKAA, from the coding sequence ATGGACCCCGCCGGTCTGATCGGCCTCGTCCTCGCCTTCGGCGCGATCTTCGGCGCGCTGCTGCTCGAGGGCGCCGACCCGATGTCGATCTTCCTGCCCGCACCGCTGCTGCTGGTGTGGGTGGGCACGATCGGTGTCGGCATCGCCGGGCACACGATCAAGGACATCCTCGAGTCGTTCGCGGCGGTCCCGCGCGCGCTGCGCAGCAAGGCCCCGGACCCGTCCGCGACCGTGGAGACGGTCGTGCAGCTGGCCGACCGTGCCCGGCGCGAGGGTCTGCTCTCGCTCGAGGACGCCGCCCGCACGATCGACGACCCGTTCCTGCGCAGCGGTCTGCAGGCCGCGATCGACGGGACCGACCCCGAGGACCTGCGGATCATCCTCGAGGACCGCATCGCGACCAAGCGCACGCGTGACCGCGTGCACGCCAAGTACTTCGCCGACATGGGCGGCTACGCCCCGACGATCGGCATCATCGGCACCGTCATCTCGCTCGTGCACGTGCTGGAGAACCTCGCCGACCCGTCGGCGCTGGGTCACTCGATCGCCGCGGCGTTCGTCGCGACCCTGTGGGGCATCCTCTCGGCGAACGTCGTCTGGCTGCCCCTGGGCACCCGGATCCGGCGCATCTCCGACCTGGAGTGCACGCAGATGGAGGTCACCCTCGAGGGTCTGCTGGCCGTGCAGGCCGGAGCGAACCCGCGTCTGGTCGGTGAGCGGCTGCGCAGCCTGCTGCCCGACGACGGGAAGGCCAAGGAGGCGAAGGCCGCATGA
- a CDS encoding flagellar hook capping FlgD N-terminal domain-containing protein, translating to MSTEIDVSYLTGTRTATTTEAASNDLSSDDFLQLMIAQLRNQDPSEPMDSSALMQQTTQMSTMQSLVELTATSREQFAVSMRMAAANLVGQTVTWADADGVTQTGVVGSVSYAGAVPTVKVGTTEIALDSVASVGTTTPASSTTSA from the coding sequence GTGAGCACCGAGATCGACGTGTCGTACCTGACCGGCACGCGGACCGCCACGACCACCGAGGCCGCCAGCAACGACCTCAGCTCGGACGACTTCCTCCAGCTGATGATCGCCCAGCTGCGCAACCAGGACCCGAGCGAGCCGATGGACTCCTCGGCGCTCATGCAGCAGACCACGCAGATGTCGACGATGCAGAGCCTCGTCGAGCTCACCGCTACCTCGCGCGAGCAGTTCGCGGTCTCGATGCGGATGGCCGCGGCCAACCTCGTCGGGCAGACCGTGACCTGGGCGGACGCCGACGGCGTTACCCAGACCGGGGTCGTCGGCTCCGTCTCCTACGCGGGTGCGGTGCCCACCGTCAAGGTCGGCACCACGGAGATCGCACTCGACTCCGTGGCCTCGGTCGGCACGACCACCCCCGCCTCCTCGACCACCTCCGCCTGA
- a CDS encoding flagellar FlbD family protein encodes MIVVTRLNGGQFGVNPDLVQRIDSAPDTILTLIDGAKFIVEESMEEVIDRINEHRSLLLARARELTSEPRLELLQGEDDSADADQPLAPAVPLRPRSR; translated from the coding sequence GTGATCGTCGTGACGCGCCTCAACGGGGGCCAGTTCGGGGTGAACCCGGACCTGGTCCAGCGCATCGACAGTGCGCCCGACACCATCCTCACGCTCATCGACGGGGCCAAGTTCATCGTCGAGGAGTCGATGGAGGAGGTGATCGACCGGATCAACGAGCACCGCTCGTTGCTCCTCGCCCGGGCCCGTGAGCTCACGTCCGAGCCGCGGCTGGAGCTCCTCCAGGGTGAGGACGACTCGGCCGACGCCGACCAGCCGCTGGCACCGGCCGTCCCGCTGCGTCCGAGGAGCCGCTGA
- a CDS encoding flagellar basal body-associated FliL family protein — protein sequence MAPIEQRVISSPKIGGKIGGGGGSSKPEPTPEPPAEKSKKKLLLIIGGVVVLLAVGAAWFFLMGPGKASSATDTPAAEPAPVPGVVLAVEPVSINLADGHYLRIGLGLQLTADAGEETPDPSVALDLAISLFSGRTVAEVSDPAQRDALKAELATELSEAYEGKVMDVYLTNYVTQ from the coding sequence ATGGCACCCATCGAGCAACGGGTGATCTCCAGCCCGAAGATCGGCGGCAAGATCGGCGGGGGCGGCGGGTCGTCCAAGCCCGAGCCGACGCCCGAGCCGCCGGCCGAGAAGTCGAAGAAGAAGCTCCTGCTGATCATCGGCGGCGTGGTCGTGCTGCTCGCGGTCGGGGCTGCGTGGTTCTTCCTGATGGGTCCCGGCAAGGCCTCGTCCGCGACGGACACGCCGGCCGCGGAGCCGGCGCCTGTCCCCGGTGTGGTGCTCGCGGTCGAACCGGTGAGCATCAACCTGGCCGACGGCCACTACCTGCGCATCGGCCTGGGCCTGCAGCTCACCGCCGACGCGGGCGAGGAGACGCCCGACCCGTCGGTCGCGCTGGACCTGGCGATCTCGCTGTTCTCCGGGCGCACCGTCGCGGAGGTCTCCGACCCCGCGCAGCGTGACGCCCTCAAGGCCGAGCTGGCCACCGAGCTCTCCGAGGCCTACGAGGGGAAGGTGATGGACGTCTACCTGACCAACTACGTCACGCAGTAG
- a CDS encoding flagellar hook-length control protein FliK, which yields MTALTVAPAGTSPTRSSVRPASTGDDFAQTLATEMGPDLADRAADRAVRDDRADDRRAEPRRTESRRTESRGAQTDAASSGTSAGDAAGKTDDTTTGTDAAADTSADATAGANGTAPAPTVAVTTPLVPASFVVALASTQQATQASTQPPAASAPADGTTVEGVGAASAPAATPAAAPAAAAAPTDAPTTVATSPTTPTAAPQAGTGTPAQAGPAAGDAQATSVPARPISTDLAGTTGTTGTQGSATAETPATAGTGASGAKGSDTPATDGLAGDRPAALPVGPTPLPAPTDTVRPSVAVAPTASTTPTPTPSTPVPLADQLGARLAAVGALGQGKHVLSVPIDPEHLGPVRVVAHITADHVRVELVGATDASREALRQSLADLRRDLAAHGLQVDLGSGDAASGSTDARTGTQTGAQGEAGTGGGTGADRSGTSAARTAGTARPEQSPTAPVTVPTGALDVVI from the coding sequence ATGACCGCCCTCACCGTGGCCCCCGCCGGCACGAGCCCGACCCGGTCGTCGGTGCGCCCGGCGTCCACAGGCGACGACTTCGCCCAGACGCTCGCCACCGAGATGGGCCCCGACCTGGCCGACCGTGCGGCGGACCGTGCCGTCCGGGACGACCGCGCCGACGACCGCCGCGCTGAGCCCCGCCGTACGGAGTCCCGTCGTACCGAGTCCCGTGGTGCGCAGACGGACGCAGCCTCCTCCGGCACCTCCGCCGGCGACGCCGCCGGCAAGACGGACGACACGACCACCGGAACGGATGCCGCCGCCGATACCTCCGCCGACGCCACCGCCGGTGCGAACGGTACGGCGCCCGCGCCGACGGTGGCCGTGACGACCCCGCTCGTGCCCGCCTCGTTCGTCGTGGCGCTCGCTTCGACGCAGCAGGCGACGCAGGCGTCGACCCAGCCGCCCGCGGCCTCCGCACCGGCCGACGGAACGACGGTCGAGGGTGTGGGTGCGGCCTCCGCGCCCGCCGCGACCCCCGCTGCCGCGCCGGCCGCTGCGGCCGCGCCGACGGACGCCCCGACGACCGTCGCGACCTCGCCGACGACGCCGACGGCGGCGCCGCAGGCCGGCACCGGGACCCCGGCGCAGGCCGGACCGGCCGCCGGTGACGCCCAGGCGACCTCCGTCCCGGCCCGCCCGATCTCGACGGACCTCGCCGGGACGACCGGCACGACCGGGACGCAGGGCTCCGCCACGGCCGAGACCCCGGCCACCGCCGGGACGGGCGCGAGCGGAGCGAAGGGCTCCGACACGCCCGCCACCGACGGCCTCGCGGGTGACCGCCCGGCCGCGCTCCCGGTCGGACCCACCCCGCTGCCGGCACCGACCGACACCGTCCGGCCGTCCGTCGCGGTCGCACCGACCGCCTCGACCACCCCGACCCCCACGCCGAGCACGCCGGTGCCGCTCGCCGACCAGCTCGGTGCGCGGCTGGCCGCCGTCGGTGCGCTCGGCCAGGGCAAGCACGTGCTGAGCGTGCCGATCGACCCCGAGCACCTCGGGCCCGTCCGTGTCGTCGCGCACATCACCGCGGACCACGTGCGGGTCGAGCTCGTCGGTGCGACCGACGCCTCCCGCGAGGCGCTGCGCCAGTCGCTCGCCGACCTGCGTCGCGACCTGGCGGCGCACGGCCTGCAGGTCGACCTCGGCAGCGGTGACGCGGCCTCCGGGTCGACCGACGCCCGCACGGGGACGCAGACCGGTGCGCAGGGCGAGGCCGGCACGGGCGGCGGGACCGGCGCCGACCGGTCCGGCACGTCCGCGGCACGTACCGCGGGCACCGCGCGTCCCGAGCAGTCCCCGACCGCCCCCGTGACCGTGCCGACCGGCGCGCTCGACGTCGTCATCTGA
- a CDS encoding M15 family metallopeptidase encodes MDAIAAISQRMYEIRSMVEGSSTLASTTTSAASATAGTALTSSGTSSSSSASFASALAQAVTGGSATRLNGDGVPVELAAYGNGQIPASALAQVGTTGHRLWAPAAEKLTQLISDAAADGVTVGITDSYRSYDAQVDLAERKGLYKNGGLAAVPGTSDHGWGMAVDLSLDDKAQVWMREHGDEYGFVEDTPREPWHWGYHG; translated from the coding sequence ATGGATGCGATCGCTGCGATCTCGCAGCGCATGTACGAGATCCGTTCGATGGTCGAGGGGTCGTCGACGCTTGCGTCGACGACCACCTCGGCGGCGAGCGCGACGGCCGGTACGGCACTGACCTCGTCGGGGACGTCCTCCTCGAGCTCGGCGTCGTTCGCGAGCGCGCTGGCGCAGGCCGTGACCGGCGGGTCCGCGACCCGTCTCAACGGCGACGGCGTGCCCGTCGAGCTCGCCGCGTACGGCAACGGTCAGATCCCCGCGTCGGCGCTCGCGCAGGTCGGCACGACCGGGCACCGCCTGTGGGCGCCGGCCGCCGAGAAGCTCACACAGCTGATCTCCGACGCGGCTGCCGACGGCGTGACCGTCGGCATCACCGACTCCTACCGCTCCTACGACGCGCAGGTCGACCTGGCCGAGCGCAAGGGGCTGTACAAGAACGGCGGCCTGGCCGCGGTGCCGGGCACGTCCGACCACGGCTGGGGCATGGCCGTCGACCTCTCGCTCGACGACAAGGCCCAGGTGTGGATGCGGGAGCACGGTGACGAGTACGGGTTCGTCGAGGACACCCCTCGTGAGCCGTGGCACTGGGGGTACCACGGCTGA